A genomic region of Manihot esculenta cultivar AM560-2 chromosome 15, M.esculenta_v8, whole genome shotgun sequence contains the following coding sequences:
- the LOC110602521 gene encoding uncharacterized protein LOC110602521, with translation MSVLFAISWKIHTMDHTKEMANGSEHEDDYVNKILFGAGATLAMACLKRLLVMVFVEQWRSRVFLILNLVLLAIFFTSVHSSSSENRESSCDERKIQEKKRKKQCVWSEEAETQGECEQIGTRDEDEDEDKDKDKNELEHVKVDSEDQQLSKEELNERVEAFIAMFRQHLVSDARKSRSKPFPLKA, from the coding sequence ATGTCTGTCCTCTTCGCAATTTCTTGGAAAATTCACACAATGGATCACACGAAAGAGATGGCTAATGGAAGTGAGCATGAAGATGATTATGTCAACAAAATTCTCTTTGGAGCTGGAGCAACTCTAGCCATGGCTTGCTTGAAACGCCTGCTGGTTATGGTTTTCGTCGAGCAATGGCGATCGAGGGTGTTTTTGATACTCAATCTTGTTCTTTTAGCTATTTTCTTCACTTCTGTCCATTCAAGCTCAAGTGAAAATCGAGAAAGTAGTTGTGATGAGAGGAAGattcaagaaaagaagagaaagaaacaaTGTGTCTGGTCTGAAGAAGCTGAAACACAAGGAGAATGTGAGCAGATTGGAACAAGggatgaagatgaagatgaagacAAAGATAAAGACAAAAATGAGCTTGAGCATGTTAAAGTTGATAGTGAAGATCAGCAATTGTCTAAGGAAGAGTTAAATGAGAGAGTAGAAGCTTTCATTGCCATGTTTAGACAGCATTTGGTTTCTGATGCAAGAAAAAGTAGAAGCAAACCATTTCCTCTCAAGGCCTAA